A window of Seriola aureovittata isolate HTS-2021-v1 ecotype China chromosome 17, ASM2101889v1, whole genome shotgun sequence genomic DNA:
AATATCCTCTGATATAACCCAAGCATATGTGCCCTCGTTCTCCCTTTCTCCCGAGTAATTCAGTACCTCAATGAGCACAATGTTTTCCTTCCCCAAGAGAAGTAGTTCCATTTCAACTCAATTGATTCTCCACTCCATGTTCCCAtctttactttatttcattcttCCCAGCAAGAAGTGCATGCATTTTGAATGACATCAAATAAAGGGCAGTCATTGGTATGGATGAGGAGGGTCCTCAGAGATTGAAGTACCTTTCACCGTCACAAAGCACAAGATAGGAAGCATGGGGAGACGCAACAAAAAGCAGGCCctgaaattataaaaacaaatcctTAGATATAATGCTTTTGTAGACCCTTGGAGatagaagagaaaaacatttgcttAGTATGCACGGTGAAATTGTTTGGACAGAGCCACTGACAAGCAGAGGGAGGTTGACAGGCAGAGATAGCCGGAGAGGGTGGTGAGGTGTGGTCTGGCTGGTTTGCATACAATATACTGACCGTTAGTGGGAACGGAGACACAGTAGATCCAAAATCTTTTTTCGTAATGTGATTTCCTGGAGCTTCTGTCAAAGTTTGCCTATAACCACCGGCTCTCGTGGTGGAGCAGCACTCCTGAGGCTTTGTGTGAGAGGACAACTCTCCTGCTTCACATGTTAAGCCTCCAGTGAGGCACAGAGAGCTACTGCAGCTTCAAGATTTCCCACAAAGTATAATCCAACCTGTCACTACCGCAAGACCTGCTTCAACCCTCTCTCCTCAGCAGGTGACCTCTCGTGTGATTCTCCACCAGATGACTAAAAGAATCAGATTCTCAAATTTAGTTTGCTGccaaactagaattaccgcctcacgGTTGTAGGACTCCGCCAACCACGTCAAGTAACACTTCTGTCCAAACTCGTATAATATATGTTCTGAAGACTTAGACAGAACTTGTgaacatatttcacatttgtttggaTACTGAACTGGAGACACTTTGAAACTGTGATGATTGTACAGATCTTCTGTGCTGCCGAGGTTCAAGATGTGTGTGAAGCATCCAGCGCAGCAACATCCATATTTGAAGCATTGTCCACTGTCATGGCTACAACTCTGCGTTCGTGTGAACACAAACAAGGAATTTGACTCTGGTTCTTTGCATTCTCAaccaacaattaaaaaaatacacttaatacattttattaaattcctAAAAAGTCtgcactatatatatatatatatatcatatgaGTCTGGAAAGACATAGATGTAAACTGCAACCTGCCTGCTTGGTGGAAGTGTAAAACAacaaggcagtaattctagtttcataagaaaataaataaataagtaaaaaggAGCCAATGATTTACTGAGTAGAAGTGAAGTATGAAGGGGCCCTGAGCAACTGGAACAGAAATTTACAAGGCTGTGTTTGAATCATTCTTCAAGAGCAGGGTTTCAATAGGTTATCCAcagaacaggaaaagaaaaagaaaagccttcATTACCCAGAGCATAAAGCCTAAATGGAAAAGAGACTGTGGAATGGCTGCCTGTGTCTGATAGGGGAATAGACTCAGCTCTGATGCCTTGGGTGTTCTGGCCTACTGCACTCAGGGCTAGCACTGGACCATACAGATTGCTGCCATTATGGAAAGTGGGTCTGTGGTGGCAAATAGACCTAAGCTCTCATAAGGCAACATACACTGCTGGTTGCCGTAGGCTCAGTTGAAGATCTGAATATACAATATGGTGTGATTTGCATAAAACTAAAGCactgaaaattaattttaatgtaGATTGTTGCTTTGTTTATCCCTCAACAACTTAGCACTCCAGGCATTTTTGTTGGCATATGCTGTGGATTTATTGGGACACCAGTTGCCGGAGTTAAGATACAGTTTTTGAAAGCGAAATCTGTGCAAGCAAAAGATAGAGTATCACCTATCACCGTGAgcatgcttgtgtttttgtgtttaccCTAACAAGGGGATCTAGCCTGACTGTAATTTATGCATGGGTTTCACTGGTGAGGCAGTGAATCAGTTGGAAGCTCACTAGACTGAGTCACTgtggacaaacaaaacacagtcaaTGCATTCTAAATGAGAGGAGACTTCTCCAGTTTAACTTAAACTTCCATTTAGCCGCTAAAAGATCTTGCACCATGTGCCACGCTGTGAGCGAGCGGAGGTCGGGTCAGATGAGCTCAGTCTCTCCCGTGCGGTATTTGCAGTAAAGGTCAGAGACTGGGGAATAATAACAAGACACCGTTTTTCTTTAAGAGATCTCTTGCCTTGCCAGATATTCTGCAGAGctgtatttttcatattcatttcatGGAACATTTGATTTGGAGCCTCTTTCTTCCCAGGGGCTTTGAGAGTGTTCTTTTCTTCGCTGCTCCTCTGCCGCTGCTCTTTTCTCGTCATGAAGGTGGTTTTGTTGTGGCAGCCTTTGGCATTCTGTTGCAGTGTTGTACACCACAGCATGTCTTCCTGCTCTTTATCTGGACCTGAATAGCTGACCAGTGCCTTTACTTGATTATCGGAGCCCCGTAGCAGATAATTTCTTTGTGCTGTGTAAACCAAGGAGAATGACAATAAAAACTGTTTCTCTGCACCAAAAATGCCTTTCATTTGTGTTTACAATGCTTTCTTTTATGCACTTTTGAATGAAACTCAGGTCATGtgcttttatgtgtgtatggAATGTCTTGTAGAAAGCCATAGACGCACAGATCCGAATTCAATGACAGGGTCAGCCCTCAGTTATGGACTTTGTAAAACTGATATTGCCAATACAATGTTCATGCTCACTGccattaaacaaaatatcaaagttaaaatgtgatttttgcatACACCACATAGCAAAAATAGCATGCTGTAGTGTGGATTCACTCACCACACATGGTAATGAGTGGGAATTGGAAAGCAGAAGTAGCGAACAGGCaaagaaaacatactgtaccAGCTTCCTTATTTATAGTAAATTTATGGAATGTAAAGCACAAATAGGCTAATATATGAGCTATACAGCAGATTCACATATAATCTCACCCTCTAGGCCCAACTCAAATCTACGTGAAACATATGAAGCCCTTATAGCACCAATGTTCCAGTGTATCAGTTTATCACAGTGCAGTGCTCACTGTTGGCATGATTCAGAACAGCCTTTTTTCACCCTATACCATGCAAAAGAATTATTCTGTTATtatctgttattatcattattatttcaaagttcttatgctgttttattatatatcattttttaagGCTATATTTAGGCACTTGCAGCACTTGCTTAAGGTTATGTAAAGACTGTGGTCTgagttaaatattaaaaaagtcGGCTTGATTTACATGGTTATTCTATTAACAATTTAGACAAAATCACCATCTTCCCCTAAGCAAAGTGATTGTTCCCTAAACTTAACTTAACCACATGAAAGGCTCGGGATGCAAACCTTTGTCTCTGGTGTTAAAGTCCTGACTCCAGAGACGGGGTGCTTATtactttaatatatttttgctATTGTTATACTACATTATCCTGTAATTGTATGACAACTATCCACCCCAAACAGTTCCATAAGACTTGCATGtggtataaaaacataaaaaagtatgAGAAAACATAACTGAGCAAAACAAATAAGTAAACTCTAGGAGAGAGGGCTGTTGAGTGATGAAATAGAGTTGCAGAGCAGACCCACCCAAGCCATGTATTTAAGGCATTAGTAAGATTACTGCCATTACCCATTAAACAAGACAATGTGGTGCTGGTCCCTAGTCGGTgaccaaacaaaaagaaaaaactgagtaattgtgtttcagtgcagcaAGAACTCCATCACCAAGGTGATGTACGATAAGGAGAACCACAACACTCATGTGATTGTAATGTGATAAACCTAACTCACAAAAGGTCAAATGACAGCAGGAATGGTCTTTAGGTCTACGATGGCAGGTGGGGTTTCAGCTTGAAGTATATTCCCTCTGCCAttaactgtcacatttcatctCTTCTAACAGTGTGATAATCTCTGTTGTGTGGAGACATGTCCTCTAACACACAAAAGCCTCTTCTCACCCCCTGTGTCCCCCCACAAGGCAAACCATCCTGGCCTGTGTCAGAGGCAGAACTGGTGAACtaagagagaagagaagcacATCAATACCTCTGAGGCTATGTTTTCACCAACCTTCATGCTGTGTCTTCATTTCTACCACATTTTGATtagtattttcatttattacaaATCAGTGGCTATAACAAGATCAATACTGGTCTTACATATTTCTGAGGTTACACAACAGTAGGAACTACTCAAACAAATTGTGTTCTCTTTGGTCTACCTTTTGAAATTAAAGGCAATTAATACTATTGCCATTGCTGTTTATTACACTAGATATGTGAATATGGTGGAAATTGCTTAAGAAATAATGCACATTTCGCTGATTAAAATGCCAAATTAGTAACTTATAGCTCAATATATATGATAGCCTTCCTCACATAGTACAGTATAAACATCCTCTTGCTGCATGTTAAAATCAATCCAACAAATtgcttcattattattaatggTAATTGCAGTCTTTCATCCACTACAGCATACCTGTGCAAAGGGAAgcatcacattcatttttttatttccttgtcaGCAGCAATACATTGACGAATGAACAATTAAAGTCTATAATGACGGCTATAATAATGAGTGACTTGGTGATGGAATAGAGTAAGGTTGTGCTATGAATTCATCTAGCACAAAAAGAACTATGAAACACACCCTTGTTCAATATACTCTGGGGATTTGCTGTTACAGCCTTATGTGGTCTAGTATGATCAGATGGCTAATGTTAGGTAGCTTTTGATAATACTGCTGTGCCGCTGACATTTCACAGCAAGTTTGCTGACTTTATGACCTTGATCTACAAGTGCTATTACTACACTGCATTTTTAATCATCAACCTGCAAGTGTCACTCACTGGCTGTAATTTGAGCAAAAGTTACACAGGATCACTTTAATGGCAATCTCCACCCATGGCAATACCTGGTAATTGCAGGTTTTTTGACACCCAGTTCATAAAACTAAAATGCAAGTACTTTTATAGCATTTCCTCAGTGGGACATTGTGTTATTTCATTCGGTGATAGCTATTGACTTCAAAAactctttaaatgaaaatctgctGCCACTTTAAATATGGTTTTAAATTATCTGTGAGATTTTGAAATACAATTAGAAAATGGTTTTTAGTCTAGCCcaaccttttaaaatgtaccTTTTACCTGAAAACTAGAAACAAGATAAACAagtgtcaaaaaagaaaaaataataatttagaaacatttttctttctgtgggTGCTTGCTCTTTAGATTATAGAGCAACTTTATTTTCCCATTTTGTAACCATGGCTTGTCTTCCAAAAGATCTTAATCTAATTTAGGTATGATCCAGTAATCACCCCCTTGAAGACAaattccctcttttctcttatATAATCCAGTGCCAAAAAGAGTTTAATTTATGCATGAAGTTTTTCAGAGGAAAATCCTAAATACATTGATCCAAAGTGTCATTTCATGTGGTGTTGTATAATTGATTTAATGCAGCTTCTTAACATTGGCCTCCCTCAGTTGCATCTGACAGTCCTCAGGTTAATGGTGTGAAAACAGGGACCCTGCTTTTCCCAACCTGTCAAGTGGTAATTGGCCAACGGTTTCCTTTAATAGCAGTCTGCCACAGGGACTGCAAACACCTCTTAAATTGTGTACAAAATAATTGGTGGGCCATGAACAAGGAGACCTTGCAGTAAACATGACTCCTAAGATCTAAGTGCAACATTTCAATACCAGCATATGCCATATAAAGTGCATTTCCTAGCctgataaaatgtaattaatgtcAACTTTTTGTTCTTGTCCTTATATTGCAGGTTATTCCTCCGTGCacatgagagagacagaggaaggaagacaGTGGCAGGAACAATATGATGAGACCATTTAATGATGGTAACCTCTAAGGAGAAAAGCACAAGCCAACCTGAGGTGGTGAAATCTCTTTCAAACCACACGGCCATAAGTTCACTGCAGGCAAACCTCAATGAAAGAAACTCAGTATAAAGGCAAATACTCAACATCTTTCTGAGTTGTACATGGGGATAGAACCATCCATCAATGAAGAGGACACAAATAAAGGGATTGTTTCTGGCCCTGAGAACAACAGGATCATCTAAGCTGTACTGAAACAACAGCAGTACCACCCTCTTCTCATTTTTTTGGCCCTGCACATGACTCTCAGAGAAGCACCAATGGCCTGCAGCTTAGGCATGGTGATGAGTGCCTTGTTTTGGTCTGTAGCCATTGTATATTTGACTCACATTGGCAGAGTCAGTGGAGACTGCTGGTTAATTGAGGGTGAAAAGGGCTTTGTATGGCTTGCAATTTGTAGCCAAAACCAACCACCTTATGAGGCCATCCCACAGCATATCAACAGCACCATTGTGGACCTTCgtctgaatgaaaacaagatCAAAAGTATTCATTATTCTGCCCTTAGTCGCTTTGCCAACTTGACCTACCTGAACCTGACAAAGAATGAAATCTCCTACATAGAGGACGGGGCCTTTTCTGCTCAGTTTAACCTACAAGTCCTTCAAATGGGCTTCAACAAGTTGCGGAACCTGACAGAGGGAATCCTCAGGGGTTTAGGAAAGCTGCAGTACCTCTACCTCCAGGCAAACCTGATTGAGACTGTGACACCCAATGCCTTTTGGGAATGCCCCAACATAGAGAACATTGACCTCTCCATGAACCGAATCCAGCAGTTAGATGGGTCCACGTTTACCAGTCTGACTAAGCTGACCACCTGCGAGCTATACACCAACCCTTTCAACTGCTCATGTGAATTACTTGGTTTTGTCAAATGGCTCTCTGTTTTCCCGAACAGGACGAATGAGCGGATGGTTTGCGACTCCCCACCTGGCGTCTCTGGTTATAGTTTACTGAGCCAGAATCCTAACAATCCAACATATCGAAATGCACTTCACATGCTCACAACGGTTTGTACTGATGACTATGTGACGCCATTTATTGCTGTGCCTACTGAGTCTACAACACCTCCACCTGACTCAACACTTTGTGGGCTGGAAGACTGCCCCTCAGGCACAGAACCAGATGACATTACCATCAGTACAACCTACAGCAGTGGGGAGGTAACCCCTCTGATGAAAGTGAAGCAAGTAACCAATACGGGGGCCACCATCACAGTTCAGATTCCTCATCCTTACAAGAAGATGTACATCCTGGTTCTCTACAACAACAGCTTCTTCACAGATATTCAAAATCTGAAAGACATAAAGGAGGATATTGAACTAAAAAACCTTAAACCCCACACTAACTACACATACTGTGTCGCTTCAATACGCAACTCTCTTAGACACAACCACACTTGTCTGACAGTCACTACCGGCCCTCGGATTGAAAAGGACATAGCAGTAAACAATGCAACTGCTACTCATTACATTATGACAATTTTAGGCTGCCTCTTTAGCATGGTCATTTTTCTTGGGGTGGTCTACTACTGCTTGCGAAGAAAGCGTCAGCAAgatgaaaagcacaaaaaatcAGGAAGcctaaagaaaaatataatggaGCTCAAATACGGACAAGAACTGGAAGGAGGAACTATTTCTCGAATGTCACAGAAGCAGTTGTTGGCTGGAGAGAGCATGGCACGTATGCCATACTTACCATCTGCTGCTGAAATGGAGCAGTACAAATTTCAAGAGATAAGTGATACTCCTAAAATGATGAAAGGAAATTACATGGATGTGCGAAGTGTGGACCACCACGAACGCAGGGAGTGTGACATGGGAATGGCTGGGAATAGCCAGGGGTCAGTGGCGGAGATTTCCACCATTGCAAAAGAGGTGGATAAAGTCAATCAGATTATTAACAACTGTATAGATGCTCTAAAGTCAGAATCCACCTCTTTTCAAGGGGTGAAATCTGGTGCAGTGTCCACAGCAGAGCCTCAGCTCGTACTAATATCAGAGCACCCACAGAGTAAATCTGGCCTTCTGTCCCCAGTGTACAAGGACAGCTACCATCATTCTCTGCAGAGGCATCGGTCGTCTGATGTCTCACCAAAGAGGCCCAGCACTGCCACTGGAGGGCCCATGCGAAGCCCCAGGCCTTATCGCTCTGAATCCAAGTACATAGAGAAAACCTCCCCAACAGGAGAGACCATCCTCACTGTAACACCTGCTGCCACCATCCTGAGGGCTGAGGCAGAGAAGATCCGTCAGTACAGTGACCACCGGCACTCGTACCCTGATGCTCAGATAGAAGAGCTTGAAGGCCCCGAGAGCCACAAGTCCTCAATGTTGGAGCCTCTTACTCACTCCCGCTCCAGAGACTTAGCATATTCCCAGCTGTCCTCTCAGTATCACAATCTAAGCTACTCCTCCAGTCCCGAGTACTACTGCAAACCTTCACACAGCATCTGGGAGCGGTTCAAACTCCACCGGAAACGGCACAAAGACGAGGAGTACATGGCTGCAGGGCATGCACTGCGTAAGAAAGTCCAGTTTGCAAAGGATGAGGACCTGCATGATATTTTAGACTACTGGAAAGGTGTTTCAGCCCAACATAAATCATAACCTCTTTAGGTGTTTTTAAAATGGACCACACATTGCATAAATGACACAAGAACCTCATCTGACAATTGAATCAATGGAAACTTCCATATTATAATCAACTACTCACTCACGTGTAAAAAATTCTCTTTTGACTGTGAGGAAAATGGGGTAAACATTCTTTAAATTTGTCATATTATGTAAAGCATCCAACGGGAAAACTTTTATCtattaaagagaaaatatattgcaaattaataatatatatgttaCAATGGATTATAGGTTTTTGGGTATCGCATGGCCAAGTCCTGTGACAGTGGATTTGCTGTTGTGTAATATGAAACTACTATATGAAGATATGTCTAATGAAACCTCAATATTTTTTGACGAACTATCTggacatttcattcaaaatgaactttcttttccttcccttcctgCATTTGTTTAATTCAACAAAACTATGTACAGATATGGGTTTCTATATTTGCAATGTTTGATGTGTAAATGGAACCGTACTAGTGGATGAATCAGGTTTATCAAATGGAGCGCTGTTTGTTTAGATTATCTTGTTGCTAAAGAACAGCATGTCCCACTTTAAACCTGTCagaatatttgtctttttaaccATCATCGcctgttcttcttttcttttttcttattcttatcTTTCTTAAAGCTTTTACATCCATTTTACGAGATACAGATGGATTCAGTTTTAAAGTCCCCTAAATCACACAATGTAGTTTTCACTGGATGGCTGCTGATAGACTTCATGCAGGCAAGATGCAGTATCATCACATGCTGTAATGAAGCTCATCAGTTTCATGAGCCATCATTTCTATCTTTAGTACCAAAGTAGAAAAAGCTGAAACGTTTACAATATTTCTGCACAGTCTGGAAATCGTATGAACATACAGCAGTAGGTCCATGTTgacctcttctcttttttctattGTATCAGTTACTCCTTTAAAGGTGGAAACATTGGGAAACCGTAACATCCATACACACAATATGGTATTGAAAGCCTATTATTAATCACTAACACTTCAAAAGGGAGGACAGCTGTTCTTTGTCACCTGTTGTTTAGGTACACAGGGAGCTGTTCATCCCTACAGGAGAGCCCGATGGATGAATGTAACAGATACATATTCTGATCTGTCTATGGCAGcttttatgtatattttcacggaaatatttatttaatgctATTactggctgtgttttttttttcttttgctttaatATTTCTTCCAGTGTATTATACTGCATAATGTTTGATCTGATAAACACGGAAAAATAGTCTGTTATTCGGCTGGGCCTTGTTGCTTGCTGAgaggtttcattttatttttaactgctAGGCTGTTCAATCTTTTTGTATATTATGAAAGCTACATACCAGACGAATATCAACATGCTAGAGTAAAATTTGAGAATGTGAAACTGAATCCTCTGACTTACTGGCTGTGAATTTGTATATCATGAAATTTTTTGAGTAAATATAAGACTTTACCGCTTTTTCTTTGTAAGTTGTTTTACATAACTTATTCCGAGCAGGCTCATGATGATTCATTGCAGATTTATGAATGAGCAATAAATATGCTTTCAATTTTCCTACTCATTTGTTTGGATATAACACTAAATGTGTTGTCAGTGTAGGATGTGGCTTTATCTAAAAGCAGAGAACAGCTCTTTGAGGTCAAGCAGTTAAATTTCACACCAGTCATTTTTCGAGGGCTGTCTGAATTTAAGGAAACAAAGAGTACTATTTCccaagcagcagcaggtgttctttatattttaaattttctgcTCTCATTAGTTTCCATGCAAGTCTAGTGCAAATTTTAACAGAATAACCAAAAAAACTCCCAAAAAAATAGCTGTTTAGTGCATCTAGGAGTTGGCCTCATTGAGATCAACAGTTGATGGTGCTACTTTTTCTAATATTTAGGCTTCAAGTTCTTTTATGCACATGAACACAAGTGCTTGGAAACTCACTTACTGTGGTCCTCGTTTCATAAATTCGAACAAAACTAATTAGTAGTTTATTATGTTGGACAGCCGTAATACAACTTTGCCCGGAATCTGTGGTGctttaaacaaaagaaatcacCAGATTACAGATGACCATCGACTTTTTGGAGCACAAAcatcttttgtgttttcctctttaacACCAGGCAAAACGTTCTTTATTGCTTTGATTTTTTCTTGCACTTGTCCAAAGATACTGTTTGTCAGATCATCTCACCTGCTCCTCTGTTTCTGCTTAACTTCCATCTtggtaaataaatatttaaacaattcCGTATCAATGAATGAAAAAGCATTAAAGCAGGACAGACTTATACTACAATGTATGTGTGGTGAGTTGAGATAGAAGAGCTGACCCGAGGGAATGGATTTGTCTAGTGACACATTTTTCATCaactccttcttttttttttttgttccattagACATTGAGTATGTAAGTATTACTGCAGGCATCTGTTGGcccatttatatttttctgtgtggTAACGCTGCGTCCATTTCTTGTAAGCATGTCATGACActgttattattcattaatGTGAAATGAAGCATTCATGAGCCTGATGCGAATGTGTTATGTAAGCACCTTGTAAAGTGTTAACTTGGTTGTCTGACTTAATATTTCAACCGCCTTAAGATTTTGGGATATGTGTACAAGTGtaaatttcctttttgttttatttcaatgttGATACTGTTGA
This region includes:
- the elfn1a gene encoding protein ELFN1 → MTLREAPMACSLGMVMSALFWSVAIVYLTHIGRVSGDCWLIEGEKGFVWLAICSQNQPPYEAIPQHINSTIVDLRLNENKIKSIHYSALSRFANLTYLNLTKNEISYIEDGAFSAQFNLQVLQMGFNKLRNLTEGILRGLGKLQYLYLQANLIETVTPNAFWECPNIENIDLSMNRIQQLDGSTFTSLTKLTTCELYTNPFNCSCELLGFVKWLSVFPNRTNERMVCDSPPGVSGYSLLSQNPNNPTYRNALHMLTTVCTDDYVTPFIAVPTESTTPPPDSTLCGLEDCPSGTEPDDITISTTYSSGEVTPLMKVKQVTNTGATITVQIPHPYKKMYILVLYNNSFFTDIQNLKDIKEDIELKNLKPHTNYTYCVASIRNSLRHNHTCLTVTTGPRIEKDIAVNNATATHYIMTILGCLFSMVIFLGVVYYCLRRKRQQDEKHKKSGSLKKNIMELKYGQELEGGTISRMSQKQLLAGESMARMPYLPSAAEMEQYKFQEISDTPKMMKGNYMDVRSVDHHERRECDMGMAGNSQGSVAEISTIAKEVDKVNQIINNCIDALKSESTSFQGVKSGAVSTAEPQLVLISEHPQSKSGLLSPVYKDSYHHSLQRHRSSDVSPKRPSTATGGPMRSPRPYRSESKYIEKTSPTGETILTVTPAATILRAEAEKIRQYSDHRHSYPDAQIEELEGPESHKSSMLEPLTHSRSRDLAYSQLSSQYHNLSYSSSPEYYCKPSHSIWERFKLHRKRHKDEEYMAAGHALRKKVQFAKDEDLHDILDYWKGVSAQHKS